One window of Treponema denticola genomic DNA carries:
- a CDS encoding Rpn family recombination-promoting nuclease/putative transposase, with product MQKRFDDLTITDDYMFCAVMQDKSICTTVLNMILADSIGLISDISYQKTFDQAGYAKSIRLDVWVTGSDGSVYDVEMQTTNKQDLAKRLRYYQSVIDVSSLEKGGHYTDLPNSFIIFFCPFDYPSKGLPVYTFKTICSENNAITLQDGITKVIINSTAADKTPDPELKAFLEYMNGITSDSPFIRKIDRYIKELKENEERRKEYMLIQSFEMDARRDGIQQGIRQGIEQGFSEGSYQTKLETAKNLLEMGFAIEAIVRATGLSKEEVESV from the coding sequence ATGCAAAAACGCTTTGACGATTTAACGATTACCGACGATTATATGTTTTGCGCGGTGATGCAGGATAAGTCTATCTGTACAACGGTTTTGAATATGATACTTGCAGACTCGATCGGGCTGATTAGCGATATAAGCTATCAAAAAACATTCGACCAAGCAGGTTATGCAAAAAGCATACGCCTTGATGTGTGGGTTACCGGCAGCGATGGCAGCGTGTATGACGTTGAGATGCAAACTACAAATAAACAAGACCTTGCTAAACGCTTACGCTACTATCAATCGGTTATCGACGTGAGCAGCCTTGAAAAGGGCGGGCATTATACCGACTTACCCAATTCATTCATCATCTTTTTTTGCCCGTTCGACTATCCAAGCAAAGGTTTACCGGTATACACCTTTAAAACGATATGCAGTGAAAATAACGCAATCACATTACAAGACGGCATAACCAAGGTCATTATCAACAGCACTGCAGCAGATAAGACGCCTGACCCTGAACTAAAGGCTTTTTTGGAATACATGAACGGCATAACAAGTGACAGCCCCTTTATCCGCAAGATAGACCGGTATATCAAAGAACTAAAAGAAAATGAAGAGAGGAGGAAAGAATACATGTTAATACAATCATTTGAAATGGATGCACGAAGGGACGGCATACAACAAGGTATCCGGCAAGGAATTGAACAGGGCTTTTCCGAAGGTTCATACCAAACAAAGCTTGAAACGGCAAAGAATTTACTTGAAATGGGGTTTGCCATAGAAGCTATCGTAAGAGCTACCGGTCTCAGCAAAGAAGAAGTCGAAAGCGTTTGA
- a CDS encoding D-alanyl-D-alanine carboxypeptidase family protein — protein sequence MKHSTNGIVKFIFVLLGAVLFCVLSLAGFIFFHVSELKKAQPLEVSQEEKTAALKTFYRQYKINKEFPPLNSIENFLPVKSSSSKINPSAKKIELPKIDAESYILIHANTGTILAEYNADKIIPPASLTKLVTIYTMLQKPQFKDLEKIVFPPKEAWAIFLPKGAAWMGLGENQSLSIGELIRGMAVCSGNDAALAAALLTEGSLKKFTLKMNEVVKTMGLKSTRFEDSSGLSEKNQTTARDFALFSLHYLKQYPENLKKFHSVNEISYPQKHNILIKKSSDGLKEFQIKPATNTLLKKIEGCDGLKTGFIYESGFNISLTAQKNGERFIAVILGGHGKSFTEGIFKREQNSIKLINFAFDNFKSFDIREHNKIKRSVSVLGSNLNVKTSAFTPLLADEDLSQDYLTVFKNDERHIEQVIILPDVIMAPLFAGQQIGRIEYRIKDSDIMLKTIPLICPHDIKEGSSFRKFIDGFYRFF from the coding sequence ATGAAGCACAGCACAAACGGAATTGTAAAATTTATTTTTGTTCTCCTTGGGGCTGTGCTTTTTTGTGTATTGAGCCTTGCAGGCTTTATTTTTTTCCATGTTTCGGAATTAAAAAAAGCACAACCTCTTGAGGTTTCACAAGAAGAAAAAACGGCAGCTCTTAAAACCTTTTACAGGCAATATAAGATTAACAAAGAGTTTCCGCCCCTTAATTCCATAGAAAATTTTTTGCCTGTAAAATCATCGTCTTCTAAGATTAACCCCTCGGCAAAAAAAATAGAATTACCTAAAATCGATGCCGAGTCCTACATTCTTATTCATGCAAACACCGGTACAATTTTAGCCGAATACAATGCCGATAAAATAATCCCTCCGGCCTCCCTTACAAAGCTGGTAACAATTTATACCATGCTTCAAAAGCCTCAGTTTAAAGATTTGGAAAAGATTGTTTTTCCGCCTAAGGAGGCTTGGGCAATTTTTCTTCCCAAAGGAGCTGCTTGGATGGGCTTGGGAGAAAATCAAAGTTTAAGTATAGGAGAATTGATAAGGGGAATGGCGGTTTGCTCGGGGAATGATGCAGCCCTTGCGGCTGCCCTGCTTACGGAAGGAAGCCTTAAAAAGTTTACGCTTAAAATGAACGAGGTCGTTAAAACGATGGGCTTAAAATCCACCCGCTTTGAGGATTCTTCGGGCTTAAGCGAAAAAAATCAAACCACGGCAAGGGACTTTGCCTTATTTTCCCTCCATTATTTAAAACAATATCCCGAAAACTTAAAAAAGTTTCATTCGGTAAATGAGATAAGCTATCCTCAAAAACACAATATTCTTATCAAAAAAAGTTCCGACGGTTTAAAGGAGTTTCAAATTAAGCCTGCCACCAATACCCTCCTAAAAAAAATAGAAGGATGTGACGGTTTAAAAACAGGTTTTATTTACGAATCCGGTTTTAATATTTCGCTTACGGCTCAAAAAAACGGTGAGCGTTTTATTGCGGTCATCCTCGGCGGTCATGGCAAAAGTTTTACCGAAGGAATTTTTAAGCGGGAGCAAAATTCCATCAAGCTTATAAATTTTGCATTCGATAATTTTAAAAGTTTTGACATAAGAGAGCACAACAAAATTAAAAGAAGTGTAAGCGTCTTGGGTTCAAACCTAAATGTAAAAACTTCCGCCTTTACACCTCTCCTCGCCGATGAGGACCTTTCGCAAGACTATCTTACGGTTTTTAAAAATGATGAGAGGCATATAGAACAAGTTATAATTTTACCTGATGTAATAATGGCTCCTCTTTTTGCAGGACAGCAAATCGGCCGTATAGAATATAGAATTAAAGATTCAGATATTATGCTAAAAACCATTCCTCTTATCTGTCCGCACGATATAAAAGAAGGCTCATCTTTTAGAAAATTTATAGACGGCTTTTATCGATTTTTTTAA
- the argS gene encoding arginine--tRNA ligase → MEDIKTTWQKIIADTLNGIAPETCDKILPEQINIETPPNPEMGDVAFPLFTFAKSFKSSPAKIASDVCARLLENEDIKKYGMPKAIGPYLNVFLAKEDLASNVLDKVLKEKENYGKTSSLSGKRIMIEFSSPNTNKPLHLGHLRNDALGESISRILKFCGADVFKVNIINDRGVHICKSMIAYQKFGEGKTPESENIKSDRFVGDMYVAFHKYSQENPEKAEAEAKQMLLDWEAGENKELIGLWKKMNGWAINGIKETYKRTDISFDKLYFESETYLKGKDQILKGLEAGVFYKEEDGSVWVDLAPIKLDKKVLLRSDGTSLYMTQDIGTAISRHKDWPFNQMIYVVGNEQEYHFKVLFYVLKQLGFEWADDLYHLSYGMVNLPEGKMKSREGTVVDADDLINSLQDEALKKIEENGREKEVGDAAVAAENIAVGALHYFLLQVSPKKDMLFNPKESLSFTGNTGPYLQYMGARISSILRKAETAEGKEKLKNGKLNASLLTNESEWELLKTLEDFPEQVERSALRKDPSALTAYLYELSKAFSRFYRDCPILSGDDADLCYTRMELARAAKIVLQNAMNLVLIPFMEIM, encoded by the coding sequence ATGGAAGATATTAAAACTACGTGGCAAAAAATTATTGCCGACACCTTAAACGGGATAGCTCCCGAAACATGCGATAAGATTTTACCTGAACAAATAAATATAGAAACTCCTCCTAATCCCGAAATGGGGGACGTGGCCTTTCCTCTTTTTACATTTGCAAAGAGCTTTAAATCCTCTCCTGCAAAGATTGCTTCCGATGTTTGTGCCCGTCTTTTAGAAAACGAGGATATAAAAAAATACGGAATGCCTAAGGCGATCGGGCCTTATTTAAATGTCTTTCTTGCCAAAGAGGATTTAGCCTCGAATGTTTTGGATAAGGTTCTAAAGGAAAAAGAAAACTACGGAAAAACTTCTTCTCTTTCCGGTAAAAGAATTATGATTGAGTTTTCAAGTCCGAATACCAATAAGCCACTCCACCTCGGCCATCTGCGTAATGATGCCTTGGGTGAAAGTATTTCGCGTATTTTAAAATTTTGCGGGGCCGATGTTTTTAAGGTAAACATTATAAACGATCGGGGCGTTCATATCTGTAAGTCCATGATAGCCTATCAAAAATTCGGCGAAGGAAAAACTCCTGAAAGCGAAAATATAAAGTCCGACCGCTTTGTCGGGGACATGTATGTTGCTTTCCATAAATACAGTCAGGAAAATCCGGAAAAGGCAGAGGCAGAAGCTAAGCAGATGCTTTTGGATTGGGAAGCCGGAGAAAACAAGGAACTAATCGGGCTTTGGAAGAAGATGAACGGTTGGGCGATAAACGGTATTAAGGAAACCTACAAAAGAACAGACATCTCTTTCGACAAACTTTATTTTGAAAGCGAAACCTATTTAAAAGGAAAGGATCAGATCTTAAAAGGTTTGGAGGCCGGAGTTTTTTATAAAGAAGAGGACGGTTCCGTTTGGGTTGATCTCGCTCCAATCAAGCTCGACAAAAAAGTATTGCTGCGAAGCGACGGTACTTCTCTTTATATGACTCAGGATATAGGCACGGCAATTTCCCGCCACAAGGATTGGCCCTTTAATCAGATGATCTATGTTGTAGGAAATGAACAGGAATATCACTTTAAGGTGCTTTTTTATGTTTTAAAACAGCTCGGCTTCGAATGGGCCGACGACCTCTATCATCTTTCTTACGGAATGGTAAACCTGCCTGAAGGAAAAATGAAAAGCCGTGAAGGTACGGTTGTGGATGCCGATGACCTTATCAATTCTCTTCAAGATGAAGCCTTAAAAAAGATTGAAGAAAACGGAAGAGAAAAGGAAGTGGGCGACGCCGCAGTTGCAGCCGAGAACATCGCCGTAGGAGCCCTGCATTATTTTCTTTTACAGGTAAGCCCCAAAAAAGATATGCTTTTTAATCCTAAAGAATCCCTTTCCTTTACCGGAAACACGGGCCCCTATCTTCAATACATGGGTGCTAGAATTTCTTCTATTTTGAGAAAGGCCGAAACAGCCGAAGGCAAAGAAAAGTTAAAGAACGGAAAACTCAATGCTTCCCTTTTGACAAATGAATCCGAATGGGAACTGTTAAAGACATTAGAAGACTTCCCCGAACAGGTTGAACGCTCTGCCTTGCGTAAAGACCCGAGTGCCCTTACGGCCTATCTTTATGAGCTCTCAAAAGCATTCAGCCGCTTCTACCGCGATTGCCCAATTCTTTCAGGCGATGATGCCGACCTTTGTTATACAAGAATGGAATTGGCAAGGGCTGCAAAGATAGTGCTTCAAAATGCAATGAACTTGGTACTCATTCCGTTTATGGAAATAATGTAA
- a CDS encoding dihydroorotate dehydrogenase, which translates to MRSKAEIIQKIKNAGIAAREGRAEPVLATVSGVLSTKPNLIRYCADELGFGLVTSKSFQVLPNPGNREPILCEPELGCFGNSVGLRNCGMEQAVKELKELRSSWKTDSILNISLSASNPEDFISLLKGFEELADCFELNFSCPHASTGFGASIGCDPAIASEYVKTIKKALPDCTVPIFVKLTPNVENIGAIASAVIGAGADGITAINTVGPKVYIEPHSGKPILQNKLGGKGGMSGSWVFPRALECIGQIRKAVGEEIPIIGMGGVMTGSQAAELVRAGADIIGIGSACGMLEQDDLKPFFQNLSSDALNCIRGKETDKTSSFLRKKKALEYEAKTIVKIEKESEDIIIITLNGKCKFEAGQFVFLWIPGAGEKPFSLAEADPISLIIKKRGPFTEALFELKEGDTIYMRGLYGKGIKPPKTENALLIAGGTGIAVLPALAKRLKKQGALISTYIGTSEEIKKKEPNGIEKILIECGAYKKVADKGVIGRVLNQFQKDNIEGNTGLPIQGKAENMGKPDFFAAYLVGPMIFMRRASEILLKMGVRKNQIFMSLEMNTMCGVGICGECSCGNILTCKKGTFVSLDQIDDFYQ; encoded by the coding sequence ATGAGAAGTAAGGCGGAAATTATACAAAAAATTAAAAATGCAGGGATTGCAGCGAGGGAAGGAAGGGCTGAACCTGTTCTTGCAACCGTTTCGGGTGTTCTTTCTACAAAACCTAATTTGATAAGGTACTGTGCCGATGAGCTTGGCTTCGGCCTTGTAACCTCAAAGAGCTTTCAGGTACTGCCTAACCCGGGAAACCGTGAGCCCATCCTTTGCGAGCCCGAATTAGGCTGCTTCGGTAATTCCGTCGGGCTTCGTAACTGCGGAATGGAACAGGCCGTAAAGGAGCTTAAAGAGCTCCGTTCTTCATGGAAAACCGATTCTATTTTAAATATTTCCCTCTCAGCCTCAAACCCTGAAGATTTTATCAGCCTTTTGAAGGGCTTTGAAGAATTAGCCGACTGCTTCGAGCTTAACTTTTCATGTCCCCATGCCTCGACAGGCTTCGGTGCCTCCATAGGCTGCGACCCTGCGATTGCCTCGGAGTACGTAAAAACGATAAAAAAAGCCCTCCCTGATTGTACCGTGCCGATTTTTGTAAAACTTACTCCAAATGTGGAAAATATAGGAGCTATAGCTTCCGCCGTAATCGGAGCAGGCGCAGACGGCATAACGGCTATCAACACCGTAGGCCCCAAGGTTTACATTGAGCCCCATTCCGGAAAGCCCATCTTGCAAAATAAACTTGGCGGAAAGGGCGGCATGAGCGGTTCATGGGTATTCCCAAGGGCTTTGGAATGTATCGGGCAAATACGGAAGGCTGTAGGAGAAGAAATTCCTATAATCGGAATGGGAGGCGTTATGACTGGCTCTCAAGCTGCCGAACTCGTTAGGGCCGGGGCCGATATAATAGGCATAGGTTCTGCCTGCGGTATGCTTGAACAAGACGATTTAAAGCCTTTTTTTCAAAACCTTTCCTCGGATGCTCTAAACTGCATACGCGGCAAAGAAACCGATAAAACTTCCTCATTTTTGCGCAAAAAAAAGGCCTTGGAATACGAAGCAAAAACTATCGTCAAAATCGAAAAAGAAAGTGAAGATATCATTATAATTACCCTAAACGGAAAGTGTAAATTCGAAGCAGGGCAGTTTGTCTTCTTATGGATTCCCGGAGCCGGAGAAAAGCCATTCTCTCTTGCAGAAGCCGATCCTATAAGCCTTATCATAAAAAAACGCGGCCCCTTTACCGAAGCTCTTTTTGAGCTAAAAGAAGGGGATACAATCTACATGCGGGGACTTTACGGCAAAGGAATAAAGCCTCCTAAAACCGAAAATGCCCTTTTAATTGCCGGCGGAACGGGTATTGCAGTCCTTCCGGCCCTTGCAAAACGCCTAAAAAAGCAAGGAGCCTTAATTTCTACATACATAGGAACTTCCGAAGAAATTAAAAAGAAGGAGCCCAACGGCATCGAAAAAATTTTAATTGAATGCGGTGCCTATAAAAAGGTTGCCGACAAGGGCGTTATAGGCAGGGTACTGAACCAATTCCAAAAAGATAATATTGAAGGAAATACCGGCCTCCCGATTCAGGGAAAAGCCGAAAATATGGGTAAGCCGGACTTTTTTGCAGCCTATCTGGTGGGCCCCATGATTTTTATGCGCCGAGCTTCCGAAATTCTTTTAAAAATGGGTGTGCGTAAAAATCAGATTTTTATGTCATTGGAAATGAACACGATGTGCGGGGTTGGTATTTGCGGAGAATGTTCTTGCGGAAATATCTTGACCTGCAAAAAAGGAACCTTTGTCAGTCTTGATCAAATTGATGATTTTTATCAATAA
- the efp gene encoding elongation factor P — MIRGGDIAKGTVLLNKGTPYLVVEREFVNPGKGAAFARVKMKNLRDGSVLMQTIKTADTVEDAVVDTHKCQYQYKDGDQFMFMDTESFESISVPAETIGDKEHYLREGDEYDILIWENEPIDVRIPTKMIFIVEQSENYIKGDTVSGATKPIVTETGLVVRVPLFIKQGEKILVNTETNEYQERVNN, encoded by the coding sequence ATGATTAGAGGCGGAGATATAGCTAAGGGCACGGTTTTGCTCAATAAGGGAACTCCCTATTTAGTTGTTGAAAGGGAATTTGTCAACCCCGGAAAGGGTGCGGCCTTTGCCCGTGTTAAAATGAAGAATCTGAGAGACGGCTCTGTTTTGATGCAGACCATCAAAACGGCAGACACCGTTGAAGATGCGGTAGTAGATACACACAAGTGTCAGTATCAGTACAAGGACGGCGACCAGTTTATGTTCATGGATACGGAAAGTTTTGAATCCATTTCCGTACCTGCCGAAACAATAGGCGACAAAGAACATTATTTAAGAGAAGGCGATGAATACGATATTCTCATCTGGGAAAATGAACCTATCGATGTAAGGATTCCCACAAAGATGATTTTTATTGTAGAGCAAAGCGAAAACTATATAAAGGGAGATACCGTTTCGGGAGCAACAAAACCCATAGTTACCGAAACAGGTCTTGTAGTTCGTGTTCCCCTATTTATTAAACAGGGCGAAAAAATTCTCGTAAACACCGAAACTAACGAATATCAAGAAAGAGTTAATAACTAA
- a CDS encoding TatD family hydrolase, translated as MYTDAHVHILDTIEKLNSQNTENPILKTFDKEIFFCASANEAGRFKIQEKICRENSKNFILSFGIHPQCPIEDEIPYLEKLLIEKRIAAIGECGFDLFDEHYKSTLEAQKKVWKTQLGFAQKSDLPIVVHCRKGMHLIFDDVKTLKKINAVIFHGWAGSVTEARSFLKKGVNAYFCIGKGLLRGQKAQLETAATLEKDRILTETDAPYMSLKEENFSLPTDIKKVFSLLAELRAQSEGLSNYDEKTYKNYAEELKDSIFENFKKAYNIRFDGN; from the coding sequence ATGTATACCGATGCCCATGTTCATATTTTAGATACAATAGAAAAATTAAATTCTCAAAATACAGAAAATCCGATTTTAAAAACCTTTGATAAGGAGATATTTTTTTGTGCTTCTGCAAATGAGGCCGGACGTTTTAAAATTCAAGAAAAAATATGCAGAGAAAATTCCAAGAATTTTATCCTTTCTTTCGGCATACATCCTCAATGCCCGATAGAAGATGAAATACCATATTTAGAAAAACTTTTAATCGAAAAAAGAATAGCTGCCATTGGGGAATGCGGATTTGACCTTTTTGACGAACATTATAAAAGCACATTAGAAGCTCAAAAAAAAGTATGGAAGACCCAACTGGGTTTTGCCCAAAAATCGGATCTCCCCATAGTTGTACACTGCCGAAAAGGAATGCACCTCATATTCGATGATGTAAAAACTCTAAAAAAAATAAATGCGGTTATCTTTCACGGATGGGCGGGCTCCGTAACGGAAGCAAGGTCATTTCTAAAAAAAGGAGTAAATGCCTATTTTTGTATCGGCAAGGGCCTGCTCCGAGGGCAAAAAGCTCAGCTTGAAACGGCGGCAACTTTAGAAAAGGATAGAATCTTAACCGAAACCGACGCCCCATACATGAGTCTGAAAGAAGAAAATTTTTCACTTCCCACAGATATAAAAAAAGTGTTTTCGCTTCTTGCAGAATTAAGGGCGCAATCCGAGGGACTTTCAAACTATGATGAAAAAACTTATAAAAATTATGCGGAAGAATTAAAAGATTCAATCTTTGAAAATTTTAAAAAAGCATATAATATCCGTTTTGACGGCAATTGA
- the radC gene encoding RadC family protein, with protein sequence MIGYKNSSNTDKPDMRERLLEYGPQNLSDSDLVAILLRTGIKDKPVKELADDIILHIDRARPEKIEGYLRSIRGMGDSKISTVLAALELGRRYYDNKNRTISHPTDVVPLLQHYADRDREHFICVSLNGANEIIATRVVSVGTINRTIVHPREVYSDPLKDRAAAIIAAHNHPSGNLEPSSEDMELTRRIYEAGKILGVKLLDHIILVPNGNFFSFVQSGTRFDI encoded by the coding sequence ATGATAGGTTATAAAAATTCGTCCAATACGGATAAACCCGATATGAGGGAAAGGCTTTTAGAGTACGGGCCTCAGAATTTAAGCGACTCTGATTTGGTGGCCATTCTTTTACGCACAGGCATTAAGGACAAGCCTGTAAAAGAATTGGCCGATGATATTATTCTGCACATCGATAGAGCAAGGCCCGAAAAAATTGAGGGGTATCTGCGTTCTATCCGCGGGATGGGAGATTCAAAGATTTCAACGGTTCTTGCTGCTTTGGAATTGGGAAGGAGGTATTATGACAACAAGAACCGGACGATTTCGCACCCCACCGATGTAGTTCCGCTTTTGCAGCACTATGCAGACAGGGACAGGGAGCATTTTATCTGCGTTTCCTTAAACGGGGCAAACGAAATTATTGCAACCCGTGTTGTGAGTGTCGGCACTATCAATAGAACAATAGTGCATCCTCGTGAAGTGTATTCAGACCCTTTAAAAGACAGGGCTGCTGCAATAATTGCGGCCCATAATCATCCTTCGGGAAATCTGGAGCCCTCAAGCGAAGATATGGAATTGACAAGACGCATTTACGAGGCCGGAAAAATTTTAGGTGTCAAGCTTTTGGATCACATAATCTTGGTACCTAACGGAAATTTTTTCAGTTTTGTACAAAGCGGAACAAGATTCGATATTTAA
- a CDS encoding ComF family protein, producing MIKRIKLRALTYLRNIYARIICPQVCFFCGEETGTGIPLCSKCLQKEIAEPVLFRLKNPEKFCSSCGKILISEKEFCTDCRAKLREKENLRTEEREKSKKEDCAKPLSVQSDFLKKVYTIYPYKGRGGELLRLWKNQNMRGFAEIYASAIASFIEGMPELQNVPMVPVPPRPKKIKTKGWDQIEDLSLYLEQIYNLPILRCLKRMDGASQKSLSKEKRASNLKGKIFLKRQKSFSKSEDLKTALPEKLIILDDVMTTGATLNFCAAALKEGGCKEVIGLCLFFD from the coding sequence ATGATAAAAAGAATTAAACTAAGAGCTTTGACTTATCTGCGGAATATTTATGCCCGAATAATTTGTCCGCAAGTTTGTTTCTTTTGCGGGGAAGAAACGGGAACGGGTATTCCGTTGTGCAGCAAATGTTTACAAAAAGAAATTGCCGAGCCTGTTTTATTCCGGCTTAAAAATCCTGAAAAGTTTTGTTCATCCTGCGGAAAAATTTTGATTTCAGAAAAAGAGTTTTGCACGGACTGCAGGGCTAAATTAAGAGAAAAAGAAAATTTAAGAACAGAAGAAAGGGAAAAGAGCAAAAAGGAAGATTGTGCAAAACCGCTTTCCGTTCAATCCGATTTTCTCAAAAAGGTTTACACCATTTATCCTTACAAGGGCAGGGGAGGAGAGCTTTTACGCTTATGGAAAAATCAAAACATGAGGGGCTTTGCGGAAATTTATGCTTCTGCCATTGCTTCCTTTATCGAAGGGATGCCTGAACTTCAAAACGTTCCTATGGTGCCGGTTCCGCCCCGTCCTAAAAAGATTAAAACCAAGGGCTGGGATCAAATAGAAGATTTGTCCCTTTATTTGGAACAGATTTATAATCTTCCAATATTGCGTTGTTTAAAACGAATGGACGGGGCTTCACAAAAAAGTCTTTCCAAAGAAAAACGGGCAAGCAATCTAAAAGGAAAGATTTTTTTAAAAAGGCAAAAATCCTTTTCAAAATCGGAAGATTTAAAAACCGCCTTACCCGAAAAGCTCATAATCTTAGACGATGTTATGACTACGGGAGCAACCCTTAACTTTTGTGCGGCGGCATTAAAAGAGGGAGGCTGCAAAGAAGTGATCGGCCTCTGCCTCTTTTTTGATTAA
- the asnS gene encoding asparagine--tRNA ligase yields MIHLIKDILTSEPKGQAIDVYGWVRTKRETKNLVFIEINDGSCFASIQATFDRDTGLDNNTEALLKKAGTGVSVKVSGNLVPSPAAGQRVELQANNIHIFGEADQEKYPLQKKRHSMEFLRDIAHLRARTNTFGAVARMRSQMAYAIHTFFQERGFQYVHTPIITGSDCEGAGEMFHVTTFDIEETVKKALKEKKDPDSFKIDYSQDFFGKQANLTVSGQLEGETYATALSRIYTFGPTFRAENSNTSRHLAEFWMVEPEMSFFTIKENMELAEDFIVYLLKWALEKCREDLEFFDSRIKKGLIEMLTNVVSTPFTRLTYTEAIAELEKHLDRFEFKPYWGCDLQSEHERFLTEEVYKGPVIVTNYPKEIKSFYMKLNEDGKTVRAMDVLVPGLGEIIGGSEREENLDILQGRIKELGLREEDYWWYLDLRRYGTVPHSGFGLGFERLLLYVTGMGNIRDVIPFPRAPKLAEF; encoded by the coding sequence ATGATACATTTAATCAAAGATATTTTAACCTCCGAACCGAAAGGCCAAGCAATCGATGTTTACGGCTGGGTTCGTACAAAGCGGGAAACCAAGAATTTGGTTTTTATCGAGATCAATGACGGCTCCTGTTTTGCCTCCATTCAGGCAACCTTTGACAGAGATACCGGTCTCGATAATAATACTGAGGCGCTCTTAAAAAAGGCCGGTACCGGAGTTTCGGTAAAGGTATCGGGCAATCTCGTTCCCTCCCCTGCGGCAGGACAAAGAGTTGAGCTTCAGGCTAATAATATCCATATTTTCGGTGAGGCTGATCAGGAAAAATATCCTTTACAAAAAAAGCGTCATAGCATGGAATTTTTAAGGGACATAGCTCACTTGAGGGCTCGTACCAATACCTTCGGGGCTGTTGCCCGTATGAGAAGCCAGATGGCCTATGCAATCCACACCTTTTTTCAGGAAAGAGGTTTTCAATATGTGCATACGCCGATTATTACCGGCTCGGACTGCGAAGGTGCAGGCGAAATGTTCCATGTTACGACTTTCGATATAGAAGAAACAGTAAAAAAAGCTTTAAAAGAAAAAAAGGATCCCGATTCTTTTAAAATAGATTATTCGCAAGATTTTTTCGGCAAGCAGGCTAACCTGACCGTTTCAGGACAGCTTGAAGGAGAAACCTATGCGACGGCTCTTTCGCGCATTTACACATTCGGTCCGACCTTTAGAGCGGAAAACTCGAACACAAGCCGCCACCTCGCGGAATTTTGGATGGTAGAGCCTGAAATGTCCTTTTTTACCATAAAAGAAAACATGGAGCTGGCAGAAGACTTTATCGTCTATCTTTTAAAATGGGCCTTGGAAAAATGCAGGGAGGATTTGGAATTTTTTGATTCAAGAATCAAAAAAGGGCTTATCGAGATGCTCACAAATGTTGTAAGCACGCCATTTACGCGCCTTACTTACACGGAAGCTATAGCCGAACTTGAAAAGCATCTTGACCGCTTTGAGTTTAAACCCTATTGGGGCTGTGACCTCCAGAGCGAGCATGAAAGGTTTTTAACCGAAGAAGTTTATAAGGGACCGGTAATAGTTACAAACTATCCCAAGGAGATTAAGTCCTTCTATATGAAATTAAATGAGGACGGAAAAACGGTGCGGGCGATGGATGTGCTTGTACCGGGCTTGGGCGAAATAATCGGGGGCTCGGAAAGAGAAGAAAACCTCGATATTTTGCAAGGGCGAATTAAGGAATTGGGTTTAAGGGAAGAAGACTATTGGTGGTACCTCGACCTTCGCCGATACGGTACGGTTCCTCATTCGGGCTTCGGACTCGGGTTTGAGCGCCTTCTCCTCTATGTTACGGGTATGGGAAACATAAGGGATGTAATCCCCTTCCCCAGAGCACCGAAATTAGCCGAGTTCTAA